The Lewinellaceae bacterium genome has a segment encoding these proteins:
- a CDS encoding ABC-F family ATP-binding cassette domain-containing protein — protein MISLTDIFVKYGDRILLDYINLSIMPGDKLGLTGRNGAGKSTLLKIIAGERTPDDGKVTIGGQGTLGFLHQEMYLPKGKTVIEETMTAFDQVKKLQKEITVLHDEIAEREDYESKSYHDLLDKFADINERFHVMGGDSMQADTEKVLYGLGFGQKDFGRLTDEFSGGWQMRIELAKMLLKRPDFLLLDEPTNHLDIESIIWLEQFLANYPGAVVIISHDKQFLDNITKRTVEIELGKAFDYKASYSQFIKLREERQEKQQAAFVNQQRVIAQKEKTINRFMAKANKTKMAQSMKKQLDKIDRIEVDSFDTAGMSLRFPPAPRSGEVVIDGKRISKTYGSLEVLREVDLQVLRGERVAFVGQNGQGKTTLAKILINNISATSGDIKLGHNVQIGYYAQDQSDTLHQTSTVLDTMEQHSPAELRTKLRSILGAFMFSGEDVDKKISVLSGGERARLAMACLLLKPFNLLVLDEPTNHLDIISKDILKKALMDYDGTLIVVSHDREFLGGLTDKTVEFRDHKLFTHLGDVNYFLEKRSMDSMREVELSGKVIKPEIIREEFPAPSRQISYEDRKKLMRAVSNAEKKIEKLEEEIAEVEQLMETPEFYTTPDASKKMEAYQQKKKDLEQVMHEWEQASSALEEAGE, from the coding sequence ATGATTTCACTTACAGATATTTTCGTTAAATACGGGGACCGGATTTTGCTGGATTACATCAATTTAAGCATAATGCCCGGGGATAAATTAGGATTGACCGGAAGAAATGGTGCCGGGAAATCTACTTTGTTGAAAATAATCGCAGGGGAACGAACCCCCGACGATGGCAAGGTGACTATTGGTGGACAAGGGACTCTAGGGTTTCTTCACCAGGAAATGTATTTACCAAAGGGCAAAACCGTGATCGAAGAGACGATGACGGCCTTTGATCAAGTTAAAAAGCTGCAAAAGGAAATTACAGTTTTACATGATGAAATTGCCGAGCGTGAAGATTATGAAAGTAAATCCTACCACGACCTGCTCGATAAATTTGCAGATATCAACGAACGTTTTCACGTCATGGGCGGCGATTCCATGCAGGCCGACACAGAAAAAGTGTTGTATGGTTTAGGGTTTGGTCAAAAAGATTTCGGTCGCCTTACTGATGAATTCAGTGGGGGGTGGCAAATGAGGATCGAGCTGGCAAAAATGCTGCTCAAAAGGCCGGACTTTCTGTTGCTGGATGAGCCGACCAATCACCTGGATATCGAATCCATTATTTGGCTGGAACAGTTTTTGGCCAATTACCCCGGTGCTGTAGTCATCATTTCGCACGATAAACAATTCCTCGACAATATTACCAAACGCACCGTAGAGATAGAACTGGGCAAAGCATTTGACTACAAAGCGTCTTATTCCCAGTTTATCAAACTTCGGGAAGAAAGGCAGGAAAAACAACAGGCGGCCTTCGTTAACCAGCAACGTGTTATTGCCCAAAAAGAAAAAACCATTAACCGGTTCATGGCCAAAGCCAATAAGACAAAGATGGCTCAATCCATGAAAAAGCAACTGGACAAAATTGATCGTATCGAAGTAGATTCCTTTGATACAGCCGGAATGAGCCTACGATTTCCTCCCGCTCCCAGATCCGGGGAAGTCGTTATTGACGGAAAACGGATCTCTAAAACTTATGGCAGCCTTGAAGTACTTAGAGAAGTGGACCTGCAGGTTCTCAGAGGGGAAAGGGTGGCCTTTGTCGGCCAAAACGGACAGGGAAAAACCACCCTGGCTAAAATCCTGATCAATAATATTTCAGCCACCTCGGGAGATATAAAACTCGGGCACAATGTTCAGATAGGATATTATGCTCAGGATCAATCAGATACCCTCCATCAGACTTCGACAGTACTCGATACCATGGAGCAACATTCTCCTGCTGAGTTGCGCACCAAACTGAGGAGTATTTTAGGGGCTTTTATGTTTAGTGGGGAAGATGTGGATAAAAAGATAAGCGTACTTTCCGGCGGGGAGCGTGCCCGGTTGGCCATGGCCTGCCTGCTGCTCAAACCTTTTAACCTACTGGTGCTGGATGAGCCGACCAATCACCTGGACATCATTTCAAAAGATATATTGAAAAAAGCCCTGATGGATTATGACGGAACGCTGATCGTCGTTTCGCACGACAGGGAATTTCTTGGAGGCCTGACGGATAAAACCGTAGAATTCAGGGATCATAAACTATTTACCCATCTTGGGGATGTCAATTATTTCCTGGAAAAACGTTCCATGGACAGTATGCGTGAAGTTGAATTGTCCGGCAAGGTAATTAAGCCTGAAATCATCCGGGAGGAATTTCCTGCTCCATCCAGGCAAATTTCTTATGAAGATCGAAAAAAGCTGATGCGTGCGGTTTCCAATGCAGAGAAAAAAATAGAAAAACTGGAGGAGGAAATTGCTGAGGTAGAACAATTGATGGAAACGCCTGAATTTTACACCACTCCCGATGCCTCCAAAAAAATGGAAGCTTACCAGCAAAAGAAAAAGGATCTGGAGCAGGTTATGCACGAATGGGAACAGGCTTCTTCAGCATTAGAAGAAGCGGGAGAATAA
- a CDS encoding sensor histidine kinase — MLKNPTPQQIAFFASFPIAIIAAISYFIAVYVEPKAHILFIFIGLPLLVYVTSYFAIIYFLKKYIYRKIKLIYKNIHRQKVADQQPKLRINVQENILEQVEKEVEVWAQNQHREMEKYRSWADYRRKYIGDISHELKTPVFNIQGYLHTLLEGGLYDQKINKAYLRKAIKNVERLQTIIEDLSAISRFESEAMNLDVEVFDIKALTEEVFEDLEFKAAQKNIRLGFKEGNIQHAKVKADKENIRQVLMNLIGNSIKYSDENGQTLVSFYDMDKRLLIEVSDKGIGIPASHIPFLFDRFYRVDKSRSRKQGGSGLGLAIVKHIIEAHKQSINVRSTPGVGSTFGFTLDKI, encoded by the coding sequence ATGCTGAAAAATCCGACCCCCCAACAAATTGCGTTTTTTGCTTCTTTCCCGATTGCTATCATAGCAGCCATTTCCTATTTTATTGCGGTCTATGTCGAACCTAAGGCACATATTTTGTTTATCTTTATAGGTTTGCCACTACTCGTTTATGTCACCTCCTATTTTGCAATCATCTATTTCCTGAAAAAATATATTTACAGGAAAATCAAACTTATTTATAAAAATATTCACCGTCAGAAAGTTGCCGATCAGCAACCCAAACTGAGGATAAACGTCCAGGAAAATATTCTCGAACAAGTCGAAAAGGAGGTTGAAGTATGGGCGCAGAATCAGCACAGAGAGATGGAGAAATACAGATCCTGGGCAGATTACCGAAGAAAATATATCGGGGATATTTCTCATGAACTCAAAACGCCGGTTTTTAATATACAAGGATATCTCCATACCCTGCTCGAGGGCGGTCTTTATGATCAAAAAATCAATAAGGCTTATTTAAGGAAAGCCATTAAAAATGTGGAACGTCTTCAAACGATTATCGAGGATCTGAGTGCCATCTCACGTTTTGAATCAGAGGCCATGAACCTGGATGTTGAAGTATTTGATATCAAAGCCCTAACCGAAGAGGTGTTTGAAGATCTCGAATTTAAGGCGGCTCAGAAAAACATCAGATTGGGATTTAAAGAAGGAAATATTCAGCATGCAAAAGTGAAAGCCGATAAGGAAAATATCCGTCAGGTCTTGATGAACCTGATTGGAAATTCCATCAAATACAGCGACGAGAACGGCCAGACACTGGTAAGTTTTTATGATATGGACAAACGGTTGCTGATTGAGGTTTCCGATAAAGGAATCGGTATTCCTGCCAGCCATATTCCTTTTCTTTTTGACCGTTTTTACCGGGTGGATAAAAGCCGGTCTCGCAAACAGGGAGGCTCCGGCCTGGGCCTGGCTATTGTAAAACACATCATTGAGGCTCACAAACAAAGCATTAATGTCAGAAGTACGCCTGGGGTAGGATCTACTTTTGGATTTACCCTGGATAAAATATAG
- a CDS encoding response regulator transcription factor, which produces MRETKILIVDDEPDILEFLTYNLEKEGYEVVSASDGKEGLEKAIKTKPDLIILDIMMPGMDGVELCRQLRENREFDETLIAFLTAREEDYSQIAALEVGGDDYITKPLKPRVFISRIKALLRRSGKNESEEQERNIIEVGNLIVDKDKICVYKGDKIIELAKKEFDLLSLLMSKPGKVFTRDEIFNKVWGSDVIVGNRTIDVHIRKLREKIGSKYIKTLKGIGYKFDF; this is translated from the coding sequence ATGCGAGAAACCAAGATACTCATTGTTGATGATGAACCGGATATTTTAGAATTTTTGACCTACAATCTGGAAAAAGAGGGTTATGAGGTTGTTTCGGCCTCTGACGGAAAGGAAGGGCTTGAAAAGGCCATAAAAACCAAACCTGATCTGATCATCCTGGATATTATGATGCCCGGGATGGATGGGGTTGAATTATGCCGACAGTTAAGGGAGAATCGCGAATTTGATGAAACGCTGATCGCTTTTTTAACGGCAAGAGAAGAAGACTACAGCCAGATTGCGGCGCTTGAGGTTGGCGGGGATGATTACATCACCAAACCCCTGAAGCCAAGAGTTTTCATTAGCAGGATCAAGGCTTTATTGAGACGATCCGGCAAGAATGAATCGGAGGAACAGGAAAGAAATATTATCGAGGTGGGGAACCTTATTGTGGATAAAGATAAAATTTGCGTTTACAAAGGAGATAAAATCATTGAACTCGCAAAAAAAGAATTTGATCTGTTGTCCCTTTTAATGTCAAAACCGGGAAAGGTTTTTACCAGGGATGAAATATTCAACAAAGTTTGGGGATCAGATGTTATTGTAGGCAACAGGACTATTGATGTACATATCCGAAAGCTAAGGGAAAAGATTGGTTCCAAATACATCAAAACATTAAAGGGTATCGGATATAAATTTGATTTTTAA
- a CDS encoding SPFH domain-containing protein has translation MNPVPFVFGVMILLILLSGVFTVKQQTAVMVERFGKFHSIKIAGLQFKIPFFDKIAGKLSLKIQQLDVIIETKTKDDVFVKLKVSVQFKILSESIYDAFYKLENPYEQITSYVFDTVRAEVPKMKLDDVFVRKDDIADAIRRDISEAMNEYGYVIVKALVTDIDPDHDVKNAMNRINAAEREKVAAEYEGEAERIRIVAKARAEAESKRLHGQGIADQRREIARGLEESVDVLSKVGINSQEASALIVVTQHYDTLQSIGEHTNSNLILLPNTPSAGSEMLSDTITSFVASHHIGEEMKKQNLLQLKNPEKVKSTK, from the coding sequence ATGAATCCTGTACCATTTGTATTCGGAGTGATGATTTTACTCATTCTCCTTTCTGGTGTTTTTACGGTAAAACAGCAAACGGCTGTCATGGTGGAACGTTTTGGAAAGTTCCATAGCATCAAAATCGCCGGCCTCCAGTTCAAAATACCTTTTTTTGACAAAATTGCCGGAAAGCTTAGTTTGAAAATCCAGCAGCTGGATGTTATTATTGAAACCAAAACCAAAGATGATGTATTTGTAAAACTCAAAGTTTCTGTTCAATTCAAAATTCTCTCAGAATCGATCTACGACGCTTTTTACAAGCTTGAAAATCCTTACGAGCAGATTACCTCCTATGTTTTTGACACAGTACGTGCAGAAGTACCTAAGATGAAGCTGGATGATGTATTCGTTAGGAAAGATGATATTGCAGATGCTATTCGCCGGGACATTTCCGAGGCGATGAATGAGTACGGATATGTTATCGTAAAAGCCCTTGTAACGGATATCGACCCAGATCATGATGTGAAAAATGCGATGAACCGTATCAATGCTGCGGAAAGGGAAAAAGTGGCCGCTGAATACGAAGGAGAAGCAGAAAGAATACGGATCGTGGCCAAAGCGAGAGCAGAAGCCGAAAGTAAGCGCCTTCATGGACAAGGTATCGCCGACCAGCGTCGTGAAATTGCGAGGGGACTTGAAGAGTCTGTCGATGTATTGAGCAAAGTGGGGATTAATTCTCAGGAAGCCTCAGCGCTTATTGTGGTGACTCAACACTACGATACTTTGCAGTCGATTGGAGAACATACCAATTCCAATTTGATCCTGTTACCTAATACGCCTTCTGCCGGTAGCGAAATGTTGTCGGATACCATCACCAGTTTTGTGGCTTCGCACCACATTGGCGAAGAGATGAAAAAGCAAAATTTACTTCAGTTGAAAAATCCTGAAAAGGTAAAATCGACAAAATAA
- a CDS encoding phosphoribosylformylglycinamidine cyclo-ligase encodes MSDKYKYDLRGVSATKDEVHAAIKDLDKGIYPNAFCKILPDVVAGDPLYCNLMHADTAGTKTSLAYLYWKETGDLSVWKGIAQDALVMNLDDMACVGCIDDILISSTIGRNKHLVSGEVIATIINAANEFIEKMKSFGINIHMTGGETADVGDIVRTLDVGYTAFGRMKREEVITNDIKAGDVIVGLASFGKATYEEQYNGGMGSNGLTSARHDVFSKKYADNYPESFDPNTSMEVVYTGSKSLTDTVDINGTSISVGKLVLSPTRTYLPVLKKLLSELKGNIHGLIHCTGGGQTKVSKFVQNKRIIKNNLLPVPPLFQLIQKESGTEWKEMYQVFNMGQRLEVYLDKKYAEEVINIANNFGIDAQICGYVEDAVGEHVRIESPYGVFEY; translated from the coding sequence ATGTCAGATAAATATAAATATGATCTTCGGGGCGTTTCAGCCACCAAGGACGAAGTTCACGCTGCCATCAAAGATCTCGACAAGGGAATTTATCCGAATGCTTTTTGCAAAATCCTACCGGATGTTGTAGCCGGTGATCCGCTCTACTGCAACCTTATGCACGCAGATACCGCCGGAACAAAAACCAGTCTGGCTTATTTGTATTGGAAAGAAACGGGCGATTTGTCCGTCTGGAAAGGCATCGCACAGGATGCCCTGGTCATGAATCTCGACGATATGGCTTGCGTGGGTTGTATCGATGATATCCTGATCTCTTCCACCATTGGCCGCAACAAACATCTCGTATCCGGAGAAGTTATTGCCACCATTATCAATGCTGCCAATGAGTTTATTGAAAAAATGAAATCCTTCGGCATTAATATTCACATGACAGGAGGAGAAACCGCGGATGTGGGGGACATTGTTCGCACCCTGGACGTTGGTTATACTGCTTTTGGAAGGATGAAACGTGAGGAGGTCATTACAAACGATATTAAAGCAGGAGATGTGATTGTGGGACTGGCTTCTTTCGGAAAAGCGACTTACGAGGAACAATACAATGGAGGCATGGGAAGTAACGGCCTCACTTCTGCCAGGCATGACGTTTTTTCCAAAAAGTATGCTGATAATTATCCTGAAAGTTTTGACCCGAATACCTCCATGGAGGTCGTTTACACCGGCAGCAAAAGCCTTACCGATACTGTTGACATAAACGGCACCTCCATTTCAGTTGGAAAATTAGTGCTTTCCCCTACAAGAACTTATCTGCCCGTATTAAAAAAATTGCTCTCGGAATTAAAAGGCAATATCCACGGGCTCATTCACTGTACCGGGGGCGGACAGACCAAAGTGAGCAAATTTGTCCAGAACAAAAGGATTATAAAAAATAATCTTCTTCCTGTTCCTCCTCTGTTTCAACTCATTCAAAAGGAATCCGGCACAGAATGGAAAGAAATGTACCAGGTTTTTAACATGGGGCAGCGATTGGAAGTATATCTCGATAAAAAATATGCTGAGGAGGTAATCAATATTGCCAACAATTTTGGAATTGATGCCCAGATATGCGGTTATGTTGAAGACGCGGTGGGGGAGCATGTCCGCATAGAAAGTCCTTACGGCGTTTTTGAATACTAA
- the nth gene encoding endonuclease III has translation MTKKEKAAAIAQILEDLYPETPIPLTHEDPYTLLIAVLLSAQSTDKRVNTITPILFNKADTPEEMIQLSVKEIEDIIRPCGLAPRKSQAIWDLSNILIQKHNSQVPVSFEDLEALPGVGHKTASVVMSQAFGVPAFPVDTHIHRLAYRWGLSTGKNVVKTEADLKKLFPRETWNKLHLQIIFFGREYCPARGHNREKCPICSKYGRKGMK, from the coding sequence ATGACTAAAAAAGAAAAAGCCGCTGCCATAGCCCAAATACTGGAGGATTTATATCCCGAAACCCCCATTCCGTTAACTCATGAAGACCCTTACACCTTACTTATTGCCGTATTGCTTTCGGCTCAAAGTACGGATAAACGGGTCAATACCATAACACCGATCCTCTTTAATAAAGCAGACACGCCAGAGGAGATGATCCAACTTTCAGTGAAGGAAATCGAAGACATCATCCGGCCTTGCGGTCTCGCTCCCCGAAAATCTCAGGCTATTTGGGATCTTTCCAATATTCTTATCCAAAAGCATAATAGTCAAGTTCCTGTTTCTTTTGAAGATCTGGAAGCCTTGCCCGGGGTAGGACACAAAACGGCCTCGGTGGTGATGTCTCAGGCTTTTGGCGTGCCCGCCTTCCCCGTGGACACACACATCCATAGGCTGGCCTACCGTTGGGGGCTTAGTACCGGGAAAAATGTGGTAAAAACAGAAGCAGATTTAAAAAAATTATTCCCTAGGGAGACCTGGAATAAATTACATCTTCAGATCATCTTTTTTGGAAGGGAGTATTGTCCGGCAAGGGGGCATAACCGGGAAAAATGTCCTATTTGCAGTAAGTACGGCCGAAAAGGAATGAAATAG
- a CDS encoding BamA/TamA family outer membrane protein, translated as MNNNLTAKYSFILITLVVLLTSCNSTKFLGEDEYLIEKNTTSLKTKDKIENKRTLRYELTYLYKQKENTNFLFFFPREWFYFATQDSKDTTSLDRLQRKYIAEIPAVYSDSLTRATANAMRYYLHHKGYYYAEVDYVTKIKRKKISVNYNVVPNQQFKIDSVFFHSSDQQVDSILQRIAANTYLKRGQGFDLNLFESEKTRVSDYLNNSGYAYFYPSYIDKMDVDTFQHSGKANLYFEVLPPPEDSIHKKYRIGEIVIFPDYDPVRNTPPLIDTLIEGYRIISNDSRFIIKPSVLISSLYIKKGEVYKQKQLDLTHRQLSELGIYRFIRIKETADPLEPDVLNIRIELTPAFKMEMGWDFEVNYTNSNSSATPADLFGVSFKPSFKNRNLFHGAELMVIDLNTGVEVSPFDSTRFWNTIDASLQTDLFLPKFLDYFGFWQGMHNIPFGKKRQLINTSFYNSLLENSATRISAGYTFQFILDWYRSNLLSASYGYDLQRSVTQKYTINHIGIDYFYPKTEPYFEDEILASNDFFKRSFGKQVFVSLLFKNLDYSFTSRQNRFGETTYAGLSFELAGMEVWGINALYNEFSLNPKIFQPGKDIQFSQYFRFESELHYQRRLNVRNQFASRMNIGIAKAFGFTSDVPYVKQFASGGSNSIRAWLPRGLGPGGYLDPLSLNKENRNRLYQKGDLRLELNAEYRFNIIGPLNMAVLLDIGNIWTTKLDTSRYGSQFLFKRKCVYGCVDNEPGLKIYNDAFLQQLAIGTGLGIRMDVSYFVFRLDMGLKLRNPYPEIRNENGSGSGYWQSPRKWSLRDATFNFGLGYPF; from the coding sequence ATGAATAATAATTTGACCGCAAAATACAGTTTTATTCTGATTACATTAGTTGTCTTACTGACTTCCTGTAATAGTACAAAATTCCTGGGGGAAGATGAATATCTTATTGAAAAAAATACAACTTCCCTGAAAACCAAAGACAAAATTGAAAATAAAAGGACGCTTAGATACGAGCTTACTTACCTTTATAAACAAAAAGAAAATACCAATTTCTTATTTTTCTTCCCACGTGAATGGTTTTATTTCGCCACCCAGGATAGCAAGGATACCACTTCCCTGGATCGGCTTCAACGTAAATATATTGCCGAAATCCCTGCTGTCTATAGTGATTCCCTTACCCGGGCCACTGCGAATGCCATGCGTTATTATTTGCATCATAAAGGATATTATTATGCAGAAGTGGACTATGTAACCAAAATTAAGCGAAAAAAAATCAGCGTCAATTATAATGTGGTCCCAAACCAGCAATTTAAAATTGATTCGGTATTCTTCCACAGTTCCGATCAGCAGGTGGATAGCATCCTTCAGAGGATAGCCGCCAACACTTATCTAAAACGAGGACAGGGATTTGACCTGAATTTATTTGAATCCGAAAAAACGAGGGTCAGTGATTACCTCAATAATTCCGGCTACGCTTATTTTTATCCGAGTTACATCGATAAAATGGATGTGGATACTTTTCAGCATAGCGGCAAAGCCAATCTGTATTTTGAAGTCCTGCCGCCTCCAGAAGACAGCATTCATAAAAAGTACAGGATCGGTGAGATCGTCATTTTCCCGGATTATGACCCTGTAAGAAATACGCCTCCATTAATCGATACCCTTATTGAAGGCTACCGAATAATCTCCAATGATTCCCGGTTCATTATTAAGCCTTCTGTGCTTATCAGTTCCCTTTATATAAAAAAAGGTGAGGTTTATAAACAAAAACAACTGGACCTGACCCACCGTCAGTTATCGGAATTAGGCATCTATCGTTTTATCAGGATCAAAGAAACGGCGGATCCGCTCGAACCGGATGTGCTGAATATACGGATAGAACTAACCCCGGCCTTTAAGATGGAAATGGGCTGGGATTTTGAAGTCAATTATACCAACAGCAATTCTTCGGCCACTCCTGCCGATCTTTTTGGGGTTTCTTTTAAACCGAGTTTTAAGAACAGGAATCTTTTTCACGGGGCTGAATTAATGGTGATAGACCTAAATACAGGTGTCGAGGTGAGTCCCTTTGATAGTACCCGATTTTGGAACACCATTGATGCAAGCCTACAGACCGATCTTTTTCTACCTAAATTCCTGGACTATTTTGGTTTTTGGCAAGGGATGCACAATATTCCGTTTGGAAAAAAAAGACAGTTGATCAATACCAGTTTTTACAATTCGTTATTGGAAAATTCAGCTACAAGAATTTCTGCCGGGTACACTTTCCAGTTTATCCTGGACTGGTACAGGAGCAACCTTTTAAGCGCTTCCTATGGTTATGATCTGCAGCGGTCGGTTACCCAAAAATATACCATCAACCATATAGGTATCGATTATTTTTACCCTAAAACCGAACCCTATTTTGAAGATGAGATTCTGGCATCCAATGATTTTTTTAAGCGAAGTTTCGGGAAACAGGTTTTTGTGAGTTTGTTATTCAAAAACCTGGATTACAGTTTCACCAGCCGCCAAAACAGGTTTGGAGAAACCACCTATGCCGGGTTATCCTTTGAACTGGCAGGGATGGAAGTTTGGGGAATAAATGCCTTGTACAACGAATTTTCTCTCAACCCGAAAATTTTCCAGCCAGGAAAAGACATTCAGTTTTCACAATATTTCAGGTTCGAAAGTGAATTGCATTATCAACGGAGGTTAAATGTCAGGAACCAATTCGCTTCCCGAATGAATATTGGGATTGCCAAAGCTTTTGGTTTTACCTCGGATGTGCCTTATGTCAAACAGTTTGCATCTGGCGGTTCCAATAGTATAAGAGCGTGGCTACCGCGCGGTCTCGGTCCCGGCGGATATCTCGATCCTTTGTCATTAAATAAAGAAAACAGAAACCGGCTTTACCAAAAAGGAGATTTGAGGTTGGAGCTAAATGCAGAATACCGGTTTAATATTATCGGCCCCCTCAATATGGCCGTTTTACTGGATATCGGCAACATCTGGACCACTAAACTCGACACCAGCCGTTATGGTTCACAGTTTCTCTTTAAGAGAAAATGCGTTTATGGTTGTGTGGATAATGAACCGGGGCTAAAGATATATAACGATGCCTTTTTACAACAACTGGCCATTGGCACCGGGCTGGGAATACGAATGGATGTGTCTTATTTTGTTTTTCGCCTCGATATGGGACTGAAACTGCGAAACCCCTACCCTGAAATCAGGAATGAGAACGGCTCCGGTTCAGGGTATTGGCAATCTCCCAGAAAGTGGAGCCTGAGAGACGCCACCTTTAATTTTGGATTGGGTTATCCGTTTTAG
- a CDS encoding RNA methyltransferase, translated as MAISKNSIKFIQSLRIKKFRQKYNKFIVEGDKMVGEILMQEDTAIDFLYATDSWIKTHDLANKISDDKIVKISSGELERISTLKTPNQVLAILDIPSYEIDSVLIKTEINLFLDDIQDPGNLGTILRIADWFGIRQVICSPGTVDVYNPKVIQSTMGAFLRVNTPVATLESIINANDHMPVFGAVMDGENIFKIDRKNEGLIVIGNEGKGISPENYPFLTKKISIPATAQSGAESLNAAVATGIICAFWKN; from the coding sequence ATGGCGATATCCAAAAACAGCATAAAATTCATTCAATCCCTCAGGATTAAAAAATTTAGACAAAAGTATAACAAATTCATCGTAGAAGGGGATAAAATGGTTGGGGAAATCCTCATGCAAGAAGATACTGCCATCGACTTCCTTTACGCCACCGACTCCTGGATTAAAACGCATGACCTGGCAAACAAAATATCCGATGATAAAATAGTTAAGATTTCGTCCGGTGAGCTGGAAAGAATTTCCACTCTGAAAACACCCAACCAGGTTCTGGCAATACTCGACATACCAAGTTATGAGATTGACAGCGTACTGATCAAAACTGAAATAAACCTTTTTCTCGACGATATCCAGGATCCCGGAAATTTGGGAACCATACTGCGTATTGCTGATTGGTTTGGTATTCGACAGGTGATCTGTTCCCCGGGAACAGTGGATGTGTACAACCCCAAGGTAATTCAATCCACCATGGGAGCATTTTTAAGGGTAAATACGCCGGTAGCAACACTGGAATCCATCATTAACGCAAACGACCATATGCCTGTTTTTGGAGCGGTTATGGATGGAGAAAATATTTTCAAAATTGACCGAAAAAATGAAGGATTGATCGTGATCGGTAACGAAGGCAAAGGCATATCTCCTGAAAATTACCCTTTTTTGACAAAAAAAATCAGCATTCCTGCAACCGCACAATCCGGAGCGGAGTCTTTAAATGCAGCAGTGGCCACGGGGATTATTTGTGCATTTTGGAAAAACTGA